The Flavobacterium sp. 1 genome contains the following window.
GCAGCTCCAGCGAAAGAAGCAGTTGTTGCTGAAAAAGTAAAAGCACCTGCCAAAAAAGCAAAAGCAACTAAAGAGTAATTAGGTTCTAGTGAATAGTGATTAGCCAAAAGCTATTTACCTAATCACTTTTTTACTAATTCACTAAAAAAAATCCTGTCACGATGTTTTCCTGACAGGATTTCATATTTTTACAAAAAAGCAAAATACCATGAATCCAAAACAAAATCAACTCCAAGCCTTCGAACGATTATTGAATATCATGGATGATTTGCGCGAAAAATGCCCTTGGGATAAAAAGCAAACGATACAAACGCTACGTCATCTTACTATTGAAGAAACCTACGAATTGGGAGACGCAATATTAGACAATGATTTAAACGAAGTAAAAAAGGAATTAGGGGATTTACTGCTGCATATCGTTTTTTATGCCAAAATAGGCAGTGAAACGAATGATTTTGATATGGCAGACGTGTGTAATGACATTTGCGAAAAACTCATTCACAGACATCCTCATATTTATGGAGATGTTGTTGTTAAAGACGAAGAAGAAGTAAAACAGAATTGGGAAAAATTAAAACTAAAAGAAGGAAAAAAATCTGTTTTAGAAGGAGTTCCTCGAAGTTTGCCGGCACTTGTTAAAGCCAGCAGAATACTGGATAAAGTAAAAGGAGTTGGATTTGATTGGGAAGAGCCACATCAAGTTTGGGATAAAGTGCAGGAGGAATTGCAGGAACTGCAAGTTGAAGTTGCAATTGGTGATCAAGATAAAATGGAATCCGAATTTGGAGATGTTTTATTCTCAATGATTAATTACGCCCGATTTTTGAACATTAATCCCGAAGATGCATTAGAACGAACTAATAAAAAATTTATTAAGCGTTTTCAATATCTGGAAAGCAAAGCTGATCAGCTAGGAAAACCCTTGATGGATATGACTCTTGCCGAGATGGATGTTTTCTGGAATGAAGCGAAGAAGCTTTAGTTTTCAGATGGCAGTAATCAGAAAGAAGTATTCATCAGAAATCTTCAAACGTTAATCTGCAATTTTTTTCAGCTTATTGATATCTTTTAGAACTATTTTTTTACCCACCAATTCAATCAGTCCCAATTTATTAAAATCAGATAATAATCGGATACAGCTTTCGGTTGCGGTTCCAATCATACTGGCCAATTCTTCTCTTGATAATTGAATTTTTAAAGTTTTGTCGTTATTTGTGCCGAAAGTTTCATGCAGATAAATCAAGGTTTCAGCTAATCGTTCTTTTACTGATTTTTGTGCCATGTTAACCATGTGGTCATCTGCTAATCTTAAATCACCGCAGATCGTTTTCATGACATTCATAGAAAACTGATTGTTTTTGTCGAAAAATCCGAGTATTTCATTTTTTGGTATAAAACAAACCTGCATATCTTCTAGTGCAATGGCGCTTAAGTTGGCCGGTTCGTCGCTTATCATCGAGCGTTGACCCAATAATTCTCCTTTGGTAACCAATTTTACAATATGGTCTTTGCCGTTTGGACTCAGTTTAGTCAATTTGCAGACACCGTCTTTGATGCAAAATATGCCATTCACATTTTCTCCTTCCTCAAAAATACTTTCGCCCTTTTTGATAGTTTTAGAGGTTTTGCATTCAGAAATTCTTATAAGTTCATCTTTATTTAGCGCTTTTAAAGAACTAAATTCTCTAACGATACATTGTTCACATTTGCTCATAACGAAATTGGATTTTCGACTACAAAGTTATACATTTATATGATAAATATCATTGTTTTTAGCACAATCAATTTGTGAAATTTGCACTCGAAAAATTAGGCTTTATTTATGAAGAAAAATAACTGTTTTCATTGTGGTTTAGATATAATAAAAGAAGAAGAAATACTCTTTGACGAAAAAGAATTTTGCTGCAACGGATGCAAAACTGTTTATGAAATCTTCAGCCTGAATGATTTAACCTGTTATTATGATTTTGAAAAATCACCAGGTGCAACTCCACAAGATATTAATGGAAAATATGATTTTTTAGACAATGAAAGTATTGTTTCAAAGCTGTTGGAATTTCAAGAAGATTCAACCGCTATTATTTCACTTAGCATTCCTCATATTCATTGTAGTTCGTGTATTTGGATTTTGGAAAATTTACAGCGTCTTCAAAAAGGGATCAACACGTCTCAGGTTAATTTTCCCGAAAAGAGAGTCCGAATCAATTACAATCCCGAGGCCGTTTCTCTAAAAAGCATCATCTATTTATTGAGTTCCATAGGTTATGAACCCTACATTAGTTTGGAAAATTATGAAACTGGAAAAAATAATGTTGACCGAAGCTTAACCTACAAACTGGGTGTTGCATTCTTTTGTTTTGGAAATATCATGTTGCTTTCCTTTCCAGAGTATTTTGAAGTGAAGGAGTTTTGGCTGGACAATTACCGCCCTTTTTTCAGAGGATTGATTTTTGCATTGTCTTTGCCTTCTTTTTTATATTCGGCAAGCGGGTATTATGTTTCGGCGATTAAAAGTATAAAATCCAAAATGCTCAACATTGATATTCCTATTGCATTGGGAATTGTTGTGATGTTTGTAAGAAGCACGTTTGACATTGTGATGGATTACGGTTCTGGTTTTTTTGACAGTTTAACGGGACTGATTTTCTTTATGTTATTGGGTAAAATGTTCCAAATCAAAACCTACAGTTTTCTTAGTTTCGAAAGAGATTTTAAATCCTATTTTCCAATAGCCATTACCAAAATAAATACAGACTCTACTGAGGAAAGTATTCCGGTTTATGAAATTGAAAAAGGTGACCGATTATTGATTCGTAACCAAGAGCTGATTCCTGTGGACGGAATTTTAATATCCGATAAGGCCGAAATTGATTATAGTTTCGTTACCGGGGAAGCCGTTCCGATTACTAAAAAATCTGGGGATAAAGTTTTTGCAGGAGGAAAGCAAATAGGGAAAGTTATTGAAATGGAGGTTTTGCATTCGGTTTCCCAAAGTTATTTAACCCAATTATGGAGTAATGATGTGTTTCAGAAAAAAGTGGAGCAAAAACACAAAACCATTACCGACAGCATCAGCCGTTATTTTACGCCAATTCTTTTGTTGATAGCATTTGCCGGATTTGGATATTGGATATTTTTTGATGCCAATACAGCTTTCAATGTTTTTACAGCGGTATTAATAGTTGCCTGTCCCTGTGCATTAGCATTGACTGCTCCTTTCACGATGGGGAATATGTTGCGGATTTTTGGCAGCAAACATTTTTATCTCAAAAATGCTTTGGTGATTGAGCAATTAGCCAAAGTTGACACCATTGTTTTTGATAAAACAGGGACTATAACTACAAATGCAAAAACGAATATTTCCTATGAAGGAGAAATCCTTGAAGAGAATAATTTGGCGATATTAAAAAGTGTGCTTCGTGCCTCTAATCATCCGTTGAGCAGGATGCTGTATGATTTTTTGCCAGAAACAAAAAGATTAAAGTTAGATGCTTTCGAAGAAATTACAGGAAAAGGAATCAAGGCAGAAATTGACGGCGTTTCTATAGAATTAGGTTCTGCGGAATTTGTCGATGCAAAAGCTAAAGATGAGGTTCAGCAAACGGCAGTACATATAAAAATCGACAGCGTATATTTTGGAAAGTATGTTTTTAATAATCAATACCGAGAAGGCTTATCCGATTTGTTTACAAAGCTTAGCTCTCAATATCAACTGAAAGTTTTATCGGGTGACAATGAAGGGGAACGAAGCCAGCTGGAATCAATTCTGCCCAACGGAACTGAAATGATTTTTAATCAAAAACCGGAACAAAAACTTGAGTTTATAAAAGCTTTGCAGGAACAAGGCAAAAACGTGATGATGGTAGGCGATGGGCTTAATGATGCCGGAGCTTTGGCACAAAGCAACGTTGGTATTTCCATATCCGAAAACGTAAATGTTTTTTCTCCCGCCTGCGATGCTATTTTGGATGCAAAGGAATTTAAAAAACTGCATTATTTTTTAAAATTATCCCAAAAATCTATTTTGACCATCAAAATGAGCTTCACTTTATCACTTTTATATAATGTAGTAGGATTATCGTTTGCCATTACCGGGAATCTCTTGCCACTGGTTGCTGCTATTATTATGCCTCTGAGTACCATTACGATAGTGAGTTTTGTAACGTTGATGAGTAATTATTATTCTCGAAAAATAAATTAGTTTAACAGGGAATTGTTTTCTTTTTTTTCATATTTTTAACATATTCGATTAAATATGATAATTGTCATTTTTTGTAAAAAGTGATACCTATAATTTTGTTAACCTAAAATTAAGATTATAAAATTAAGATTATGAGTGTTATCTATTTATTAATTGCCATAAGTATTTTCGTTGCCATTGGTTTTTTTATTGCTTTTGTTTTTGCGGTAAAATCCGGTCAGTATGATGATGATTATACACCATCAGTCAGAATGCTGTTTGACGATGAATTAATTAAATCTTCACAAAAGAAATCAGAAATTAAGAGTTAAACTACTCTTTAATCTTTTACCAATTTTAAACAACCTTAAAAATAATTATAAATATGGAAATGGAACAATTTTATTATGACAACAAAATTGTAAAGAAATTCATTTATGCTACCATACTGTTTGGAGTAGTGGGAATGCTGGTAGGTCTTATTTTGGCTACTATGTTCCTTT
Protein-coding sequences here:
- the ccoS gene encoding cbb3-type cytochrome oxidase assembly protein CcoS, with protein sequence MSVIYLLIAISIFVAIGFFIAFVFAVKSGQYDDDYTPSVRMLFDDELIKSSQKKSEIKS
- a CDS encoding heavy metal translocating P-type ATPase metal-binding domain-containing protein; translated protein: MKKNNCFHCGLDIIKEEEILFDEKEFCCNGCKTVYEIFSLNDLTCYYDFEKSPGATPQDINGKYDFLDNESIVSKLLEFQEDSTAIISLSIPHIHCSSCIWILENLQRLQKGINTSQVNFPEKRVRINYNPEAVSLKSIIYLLSSIGYEPYISLENYETGKNNVDRSLTYKLGVAFFCFGNIMLLSFPEYFEVKEFWLDNYRPFFRGLIFALSLPSFLYSASGYYVSAIKSIKSKMLNIDIPIALGIVVMFVRSTFDIVMDYGSGFFDSLTGLIFFMLLGKMFQIKTYSFLSFERDFKSYFPIAITKINTDSTEESIPVYEIEKGDRLLIRNQELIPVDGILISDKAEIDYSFVTGEAVPITKKSGDKVFAGGKQIGKVIEMEVLHSVSQSYLTQLWSNDVFQKKVEQKHKTITDSISRYFTPILLLIAFAGFGYWIFFDANTAFNVFTAVLIVACPCALALTAPFTMGNMLRIFGSKHFYLKNALVIEQLAKVDTIVFDKTGTITTNAKTNISYEGEILEENNLAILKSVLRASNHPLSRMLYDFLPETKRLKLDAFEEITGKGIKAEIDGVSIELGSAEFVDAKAKDEVQQTAVHIKIDSVYFGKYVFNNQYREGLSDLFTKLSSQYQLKVLSGDNEGERSQLESILPNGTEMIFNQKPEQKLEFIKALQEQGKNVMMVGDGLNDAGALAQSNVGISISENVNVFSPACDAILDAKEFKKLHYFLKLSQKSILTIKMSFTLSLLYNVVGLSFAITGNLLPLVAAIIMPLSTITIVSFVTLMSNYYSRKIN
- the mazG gene encoding nucleoside triphosphate pyrophosphohydrolase — translated: MNPKQNQLQAFERLLNIMDDLREKCPWDKKQTIQTLRHLTIEETYELGDAILDNDLNEVKKELGDLLLHIVFYAKIGSETNDFDMADVCNDICEKLIHRHPHIYGDVVVKDEEEVKQNWEKLKLKEGKKSVLEGVPRSLPALVKASRILDKVKGVGFDWEEPHQVWDKVQEELQELQVEVAIGDQDKMESEFGDVLFSMINYARFLNINPEDALERTNKKFIKRFQYLESKADQLGKPLMDMTLAEMDVFWNEAKKL
- a CDS encoding Crp/Fnr family transcriptional regulator; translation: MSKCEQCIVREFSSLKALNKDELIRISECKTSKTIKKGESIFEEGENVNGIFCIKDGVCKLTKLSPNGKDHIVKLVTKGELLGQRSMISDEPANLSAIALEDMQVCFIPKNEILGFFDKNNQFSMNVMKTICGDLRLADDHMVNMAQKSVKERLAETLIYLHETFGTNNDKTLKIQLSREELASMIGTATESCIRLLSDFNKLGLIELVGKKIVLKDINKLKKIAD